In Corylus avellana chromosome ca2, CavTom2PMs-1.0, the following proteins share a genomic window:
- the LOC132169776 gene encoding glutamate receptor 2.3-like: MNIGAIIDVNSRIGKEEKIGMEIAVQNFNKTSKTHKLSLSIQHPHRVTSIAEEMIKEKKVNVIIGMHTWQEAAVVADMGNEAQVAVISFAAPAINPPLMQLRWPFLIQMGKNGSEEIQCIAHIVQAYNWKRVVAIYEDEPYAGDSGKLELLSEALQNVGSEIEYRLVLPPFSFLSDPVRVVQEELDKLLPIQSRVFIVLQSSLEMVTHLFSEAKPMGLVGMDSAWIIAESITNLLDSVNNSVISSMEGALGIKTNYSEISRHHHFYSQFRNNFRSEYPEEDNSVPGIYALRAYDSIGIVINAIQKMGSPKMLLEKMLSSNFSGLSGKIRFEEGRLSETPMLRIVNVFGKSYKEIDYWKTGYGFSENPADIVEKEKNGSSNIADRARRLAGPVTWPGNLQHRPPKGWEMPTNAKPLKIGVPGRTTFEKFVKVEYGETPNQNKYDGFCIQIFHEVLNLLEYHLPYELEPYNGTYNDLVQHVYNKCGELNLSSTEYGSSARGGASIGLSL; encoded by the exons ATGAATATAGGTGCTATCATTGATGTTAATTCCCGCATAggcaaagaagagaaaatcGGCATGGAAATTGCGGTTCAGAACTTCAACAAAACGTCCAAGACTCACAAACTCTCCCTCTCTATCCAGCATCCTCATAGAGTAACTTCTATTG CTGAAGAGATGATTAAAGAGAAGAAGGTGAATGTGATTATCGGCATGCACACGTGGCAGGAAGCAGCTGTGGTAGCAGACATGGGAAATGAAGCTCAAGTTGCTGTTATTTCATTTGCAGCACCCGCCATTAACCCACCGCTGATGCAACTCCGTTGGCCTTTCTTAATACAAATGGGTAAAAATGGTTCTGAAGAAATACAATGCATTGCTCATATTGTTCAAGCGTACAATTGGAAAAGGGTCGTGGCGATTTATGAAGATGAACCCTATGCCGGTGATTCTGGGAAGTTGGAACTTTTGTCGGAGGCTCTCCAAAATGTGGGTTCGGAGATTGAGTACCGTTTGGTTCTTccaccattttcttttctctctgatCCGGTAAGAGTCGTCCAAGAAGAGCTTGATAAGCTACTGCCAATCCAATCTCGGGTTTTCATAGTTCTTCAGTCATCATTAGAGATGGTGACTCATTTGTTCAGCGAAGCTAAGCCGATGGGACTTGTAGGGATGGACTCGGCATGGATAATTGCAGAAAGCATTACAAATTTGCTGGATTCTGTTAACAACTCCGTTATTTCCTCCATGGAAGGCGCGTTGGGAATCAAGACCAACTATTCTGAGATCAGCAGGCATCATCATTTTTATTCCCAGTTCCGGAATAATTTCAGAAGTGAATATCCGGAAGAAGATAATTCTGTGCCTGGAATTTATGCCCTGCGGGCATACGACAGCATTGGAATTGTTATAAATGCGATACAGAAAATGGGAAGTCCAAAGATGTTGTTAGAGAAGATGTTATCAAGCAATTTCTCTGGTTTAAGTGGAAAAATACGTTTCGAAGAAGGCCGGCTGTCGGAGACTCCGATGTTGAGGATCGTAAACGTGTTTGGGAAGAGTTACAAAGAAATAGATTACTGGAAAACAGGGTATGGGTTTTCGGAAAACCCAGCTGACATagtagaaaaagagaaaaatggaagTAGTAATATTGCTGATAGAGCTAGAAGATTGGCCGGTCCAGTAACTTGGCCTGGGAACTTACAACATCGTCCTCCGAAAGGTTGGGAAATGCCGACAAATGCAAAGCCACTGAAGATTGGAGTTCCGGGGAGAACAACGTTCGAGAAGTTTGTGAAGGTCGAGTATGGAGAGACACCAAATCAGAACAAATATGATGGTTTTTGCATTCAAATTTTCCATGAGGTGCTAAACCTTTTAGAGTATCACCTGCCTTACGAATTGGAGCCCTACAATGGCACCTACAACGACCTGGTTCAACACGTCTATAACAAG